taaaatgcgGCGGAGATGGAGCCGGCGGCGGCGGAGACAGAGCTGGCGgagcttctcctcttcctccattaaAAAGTTGGTCAAcaacaaaatgagacattttttaatgtccgtcatcttcttctttctttcttacttactttcttgtcagttttcttctttctcttgtgtgttttccttctttcttcttctttctttctgtctttcttgtgtgttttccttctttcttctcctttcctttattcttctcctttcttctctcttgttattttgtcagctttttcaccgtgtgtcggtcgagacgtctttctcgtcttatgggcgggaacagctggtgacgcaaccaggaaatgcctcgaaggcgagaccgtctcatttcacaacggttgatgcgtccttcggaggttcctcaaggctgcatccttcgaaggctgcaaaggccgcgtccttcgaggatgcagcctcgcagttgggtccaaattgagacacagccctggggagcgtacctatgctCCCCAGGTTCTATGTTCCCTGATCGCGGctttcggctgctagctcggtggctaactcagctaactggctaactgtagatgGGATCATctctatgttccccggtcacatacaaagtggggaacatagggatgatcacCTAatgatgtagcaatacagtcatattgcacatcaaattaaataggagaaactccgctacaagcacgtcatttttacacacaccaaacacaactcaaacaccaagcatattaatgatcaaatatcaaaatctgaatagcgtcagaaagtcaacccactctccagtctccacatttccattgctaccgttctgatacttcatggtacacaaacataGCATCTCacatgaaagctaagaccctggcaaGTTCAACactaccactattattgcgttAAGacaaaaactcagtgaaccagcagccaaagaatacaaagttaaacaaccatttatttacagcgactaacagatattctgtcttaccttcgaagttttgtgatgaaaagttgtacttgagagcaaaacacgctggttttagtaagtccaacacggctcggcttgtttacaactccatttcacccagtgccagcctacagtaacTGCActggaacaacagacaaccctggcaacccgcacatccggccgctaattggctggtacagtgtacacagaacatgtcagaacgtcattgtcgaacccgtcaaatttttttttaaatattcattcagactaaatttttttttttttttttatgaaaaagcaatactttcattctgtacccctcaaaacgccccgtggctgtattattttaaaaaaatatagcttttaataaatattctacatattcaacctttaagtactgtactcaagtaaatgtactccgTTACTGTCCAGCTCTGTCTATCTgcctataaaaacaaaaagtaaagatTCAATGCAGCCTTCGCTGTGCTGTTTAGAAGATGTCAAAACTTGAATGGATTTACATTGTTTTCAATCTCATTGAAAATAAGACAGATTGTTATGTAAGGACCTGACCTGTTTGATGACTATGATGGTACTCTGGGCCCTTTAAGTTCTTACATCAGAGATTTTTTAAAGAGCATTGTGTGATGTGATGGTTAAATTTGataaacattaattaaattgtcaaaaaattagattttttcaGTTAGGCCTTTACCTTGGCTGAAAGTCTTATCTATCACCCCATGATTTTGAGAGAATTATTCATGCTTCTATAATTGTATAAACGTAGTTCTCTGTATGTGGTTGTGGATcatatttctttttgttgtctGCAGTTAGCTCAAAATTCAGCTGCTTGTCTTTTAACTGGTAAAAGGAAGCATGATCCCTAAACACCACTTTATCTAGCAGAACTTCTCTAGTTAGTGCACCGAGGGTCGATCAACCAGATGCTCTTGGATGTTCTGAGATCCACCCTCAAAACTAGATGGGACCAAGCCTCTGCAGTGAATCCCAAATCTCTGGAACAGCTTTCCAATTCATATAAGAACTGCTGAGACCTGAAAAACCTTTAAGTCACTGCTGAAGACCCATCTCTGCTCATTGGCTTTTAATTCAAGTTGAGCCTGACATCCTgacttgtattattattattattattattattattattatttagtgtatttctctttctctctcaccttgGGCCCGGTTCTGATTTAGGTTTCTACCTGTAaaaggggagtttttctttGCCGCTATCCTCCCACTCTCACATGACAGAAGTCACGTACAGCTCATCCTCTTCAGACCACAAACTGCTAATTCAGTTTCATCTTCATCAAGAAGTTTTATCTTTCTGAACTGTTTTGCTGCAGATCATCTAAACATGCTAACCACCTCAAAAAATGTGGAACATATTTTTAATGAAGCAGAAAACAATGTTGATATTAATTGTTTTCACTTAAATAAGTTAATGCTTGTCTCACACATTGTTAGCATGTTAGTTAGGCTAATAGGATGTGGATGATTGATGATTGAAGTATTTGCTTTGCTGCTTGCTCAAGCTGTGCTCAGACTACTGAAGTTTTGGGCTGATTTATCCTATTCACTCTGGTCAGTACTGGAGCCCATGTTTGGCCCATATTATCTAATCTCCAGGGCTGCTTTCAGGCTCTTCAGGGCTGCCCTGATAATTTTATACGTTTACTATGTAGGAATTAAAAGCTGTGCAATTATGTCACTACTTCCTGAGCAGGACAAAAATATCTGAgagaaaggaggacagaaatGAATGACAAGACTTTAATGGCAACTTAACAGAGGTGTTAACTTGTAGAGGTGTGTTGGACAGCTGAGGAAAAGCTGGTTAACGCGTGACTGCCAATATGTCTTTCAAGGCATCTTGCAACCACACAAAGAGCAGAGCTTTGCTGAAGCAAGTTGTTACAGTCAATGTCTATTTTCTACTTCCCCTTGAGAAGTGGCAGTCTGCACAGAAATCTCACATCGTCCAAACAAGGGCTCTTCTTTGTGAAGAAACAAACATGTGCATGAGACTTGTTACTGACATCACTGAAACCACTTTTGCAACTTCAACCATTTCTGATCATCTCAAACTGCAATAATACACATTCATCAAATTTCTGACAGCAATATGAACTGCAGTCTTTCTAAAGACAACATAATAGTAAGCCTAACCGTAATAACTATCAAACAAACAATTATAAAAATGATAACATTAGCTACGATTAAAATAACAGTTGGCTTACTTAACTGAATGACTGCATCTGTGGTATTTTAATGCAGGCTACTAAACATTAGACAATACATGCAGAAGACCATGAAATTACTCTAAAACATTTACAACTGGAGTGACCACTGACTGAACAAGTGAGACAGAAAAAATTAAGCCTGGCTGTTAGATAACAACACAGAATAAAACTCCATGGTAATTATGTGACCTTGCTTTTATGCAACTGGGTCTtagctaaattcagccaggataactgGAAAATCCTGGCTCAATCTGCTCTGAAGCTGTCccagaaaaaaagcagcaccCTTGGTGGAGTttgttaaaaaatgcaaaacaaaaacaggagaaCCCAAACCACGCACACCTTTTTGCTCATACTTAtctaaaatgtacatttgacaCATTTCCTTCAAATTTAGTCAGATATTTCATATCTTTGGAAACAGTCAGTTTCAACAATGTTCAGGCAAAACAACATGACCGATCAGTCTTAATTTATCATAAAGACTATAATGTATTACATAAGAGTCCAAATACAGTGTTTGAAACTGTATACAAGTAGCAAAATAATAGAAGATTCAGTTTCAAATCTTGCTGGATACCACAATTGTCATGACATGCAGCCTTTTTTTATACTGTCCTCAATCATATCTGTATGAACCTTCAGACTGACTCATTTTGTGGTTGAAGAATTCATCTCCGAAGTCGATGATGTGTCTCAGCGTGTTCAGGATCAGTGAGTCAACGTCATCATTCAGGTTGATTTCTTTAGAGTAGTTTTTCACGGGGAAGATGCAGTTCATTGGGATGCCCACATCTGCACTGAACTGCTCCAACTATgttaaggaaaaaaagacagcacattaataaaaaaaaaaaaaaaggtaaaccAGGGCTCTTGTGCTCACTGGACTAATATGGACCTTATTAAACACAGAAGATTTTgaccagacatttaaaaaaatgtggcTGGTGATTAATGATCTCAGGTATTTtcatccaaagcctgatatatcttatttctCTATGCTGTAGACCTTTTGTTGTTATCCACAAACTCTTAAAATAGTTTACTGAAGTTGTAGCACAAAGTCAAGATCGTGTGCATTcttgcacatgctcagtagcatCAACCATATAAGGAACATCTTTCCTGAGAGTGAAAATGTGCAGGTTGTTAAATGTAGTAGTACAACAAACCAGTGAAGCTGTAAACAAAACTGTTCCTGCGGTTAGTGGTGTCTGTCTTACAAGAAAACTACTCTCTCGAGACAAACTAGAGTCATCATTgtcttcaaataaaaataaaacatgtcagtAATGTGGCTCGTTGACGTGTTAAGACTTTGAACAACAACTGAGGTGTACAGCAGAGAGGAATAAGATGCATCAggctttggacacacacacacacacacacacacacacacacacacacacacacacaatacttgttagtagatcagagGGCTGTTGCACATAACCTAGATAGCGGATTAAGCTGGGATTTTTGTGGTTATTAGGGATGCAACGATATTCGGTATTTTACCGAACCGTTCGGTACGCCCTGTTCGGGTCAATACACAACAGTATCGAACGGTATTTTCGGTACgttaaaatggcaaaaaaaaattcaaaacattATGCGGCCGCGCATGCTGTGTGATCCCCTTGGGAGCAATGACTGAGAGCAGCACATTGTTCAGGCCAAAGCAGGCTCAGTGCTGATTGGCTCCTTGGGGATTATTCAGGGACGTTCTGATTGGCTCTGAGGCGGCATGACCAGCGCCTGGCACTGATCTTGAGAAGTGCAGCAGCAacaatggcgagtgaaagaGACGCCGTTGACTACGATGCAGACggaaaaagaaatgtcaacaaACAGACTACTGTGTGCAAGCATTGCTTTGCAAGCGTCGGATACGCAACAGGTAACACAACCAACATGTTACCTGTTACCTACGCCGCCATCACCCGTCTGTTTCAATTGGAAGAGCACGGAGCACGTCGGCGTCACGTTGTGTTGTTTACATATTATTCATACTGGGTCAAGCACTGTTTTTCAGTGAGCAGATTGTATTAAGCCCGCACTTTACCTTGTTGTTAacgttttatatttttcataacGGGTCAAGGAAATACTGTTTTTGAGTCATCTTGCTCAGTTATTTTTGGATGCTGCACTTTACACTGTTGTAATGTTCACATTTTATAGTATTCAGAACAAGAGGCCAAGGCAAGTACTGCCTTGGAGTGTGCAGGTTTGTTCAAGTATTTTGAATGGATGCTACAAtttgttatgtttacatttaattgtatttttagttGTAGTTTTTAGTACttaacttaatatttaatttgtgtgGGTTTATGTTTGCTGTTTACTTTGATCTGATCactgttttaaataaaagtttgtggTTTGATTATATCTGTGctacttttaattatttttacattgtaaTATTGCCTTTGCTAGTCTGAGtagtttaatattaaaatatcgAAATCGTATCGTTATCGTAGCCCCAAAACCGTGATACGTATCGAACCGTGGGAAAACTGTACCGTTGCATCCCTAGtggttatcctggctgaattaaGCCGGGACTCTGTTGCACAAAAGCAAAATTACCATGGAGATTTATTCTGTGCggctagcctgctccagaccagaggcctgtactacgaagctagattttctcttatcgaggtaacttgaGGGTTAACGtcctacgaagctggttcagtGAAGTCTGAGATTTGATGATTACTGCAGATTTTCAGATGATTAGAAATGGCTGATGAAGCAAAGGTGGATTCAGTGAGTGTAATACGTAAAGTcccattcatgtgtttttcttcacaaCGGCGTGcctttgtttaaatgttaaactgtTAGATGAAGAAGCTTTAATAGTGAGGAGCTTTCTGTTCAGACTGCTGGGTCCCAAAGTTTAGCACCGTACAGCCCTCATCATACGCAGATGTGTTTTCACTACTTCATAAGCAGCATGTTCTTATATTCAGTTAGAGATGCTGAAAATCTGCATAAAGGCACTGTTTACAGCTCTATCAGATTTTGTAGGCTGTTGAATTCACCGGAGCACGTCTTAAACACCTTCCTTGGCCACACCCTCTAAGTAATTCAGAGATTTGCGCATATAGTTGTAGTATATTCTTGTATTGTTGATAATTGTTTATCATTACTGCCACTgctcacttaaaaaaaaaagtaaaatctaaACTATTCATTGTTAAAAAGAACAGTAACCCTTTAAATTGTAATTCaggctttttctctctgtttaattACATCGtacttctctcttctctctgaacATATATGTTTCACCTCCTCATTAGTTCATTGGAAGCTGTTGCTCACTTGGTGAGGTGCGTGCCAAGTGTGCCACCCATGCCCTGCCCCCCCGCCCCACGTGTAATTGTAATTTCGGTGAGCTACCAGTAAcaaaattgttaaaaaaggaACTTAATGTACCTTCTCCTTCAGGTAGACAGACTTGTAGACGTTCTTTAAATCATCTTTGATCTCAGGACAGGCCTGATCAATTCTGGTGATAACGGCGACTTGAGGAATATCTACCAAGACAACAGACAGAAAACTAATGAGTCCCAAAACTGACAAATTTAAACTGACTACAGCTGCTGttctctgtgatgaaggaaTTTGAATTAAAACATACAGGAGGTGAGTGTTAAAAGTTTACTTCCAAATGTTTTTCAAGCATTATATATGTAGAAAACAACCACATTGATTTGTGCTCTCACCCAGTTCAGTGGCTGCTTTCCTGATTTCCAAAATCTTCCTTGTAACTTCTCCATTTATTAGACTTACTTTGTCAGCAGGAATGACACAAACCAGGACATGCACTTCATCGTTGGGATTTACTTCTGTGTTGTAGTATTGGTCGCCTTCTGACAAGTTACGCTCAGGATTGaactgaaaaaaagtgaaaatcactgaaacagctgcaatatgtataatcaaatataataaatatatacagtaccagacAAAAGTTTGGGCACTTTTCCATttacttgaatgagaaagtgtgtctgaacttttgactggtactgcaATTCAAAATCTTAATTTTACTAATAAATGTTTGCAGTAACTACCCTGTAACCATCCCTCACACGTCCCATCAAAGCCAGTTTGATGTCGTCCACTAGGACACCTTTGTCTTTGGACAGGCCCATGATGTCATTGAAGACAAAAGGGTAACAGGTGCTTCGGTTTCTCTTTTCGAACTTGTAGGTTGTGTACTGTCAGccacaaacagagaaaagagcagTTATTGTGATAATTAGAGAAACAAttgatacatcaatacaaagcTACCATAGTAAACAGTATTAGAGTAGTTAAGTTTTCCCAACACATTGGGCCAGATGTGTTCCGTGAAAATTGTACCAGACTAAAAAAAGACTTCACTAGCTCTCGGACTCAGGTCCCACTCCCAGAaatagatcaacagaaacacatttatcaggCTTTAAAATTAGCACCCGCCACTCGAAGGCTGCTGAAATATGCCTGCTTCACTATATAACTTTCATCATTAATGTCAGACAGTAAAACACAGACTACAGCTACAGCAGGTCTACTGAGTTCATCATTCAACACTTGTATGTATCTGCCATAATGAAATGAGGAAAGCTGTGGAAGTACTACTGACAGTGAGTGATTTAGTAAGGAGCAAGCaagtaaaaaacattaacatgttATGTTTAGGATATttcaatgtttacagctttagcagtagcagcagagtaaaagccatcaggtaagtgttattttaataaactcctggtgtacttgaTGTGTTTGATAataatccaggcattattagtggggtactTTACAAGATACACTAGTGGTCCCAATAgcacctgtactaagccattcagctgatggctctaactccactgttttccaaccaaatgaaaaaaagggctgaggcacTAATTAGATAGACCTTATGGTGCCTATGacactaggtcgaaattacgccgaaccatcactttaagtCTGCCCTGAACAAAAATGACAGCACTAATTAGGAACCTTGGCATGATTTGACAACTTGAATTTGTTCAAGaatcaaaatattttttgaCAAGTGGCCTCCAGATAGTCCACTGCTTGTGCTCACCTGCAAGTTCTTTACCACAAAGTCAGCGTGTGTGGATGGATATATGAAGCGTGTGACTTTTACACTGTGGTTTACACAACTTCTTGTATGAACTCAAAGttggtttctctttcttttaaaatggaGTAGTAGATACTGATGTAGTTGCTTAAACTTGACCAGATCTTTACCACAGATGCAGAAGCAGCAGAATAGCACTTGTTGTACAACTTCCTGTGCGTCTGCAGGTGATGTCTAATTTTATGCTTTATAACAGTTCACAATGTTCATTTTATGAACTGCATTTAGAATTTCCTGTTGgcctttaacattttatttgcagtAATGTTGGCACTGccacatatttttaaaactcaCTTTTCTGAATAATAGCTGCATTGCTGAATTGTCTTTTTTTGCATATGATGCACAGTTTTCTGACTTTAATCATGACTAGTACAGTGCCCATTCAAAACAAGTTGGTTGTCTGCTATTTCTCAAGAAGCACATAAAGTATATGTATCAATTGACAAACATTAACTAAAGCAATAAGGATTTAATAAATCAATTGGCCTCAATCCAGACAGATTGCTTGCACGATTGCCCTCCCATTCTGtcgtctttttaaaaatgagtcagGAAAACCCACAAGAAAGCTCAACTTATGGTTAACATCCCCTCATCTCTCTCATGGCAGGGACATAAAGCTCTGATCATGACATGCaatcacagagctgcagagcaGAGTGACTGGTCACTTGTTCATTCAGAGTTTAAGGTGATTAATATTAAATTGTGCTGCTTTCCTCCCCCTAGCAATCCACCTGCCAAGTGTGGAGTCGATCAAATGAACGGTTTgagaaattaaataatgaaaatcttATTATCAGTGTTACAATAAGGAGCCAAGAGGCTCAGCTGAGTTTTCATCAAGTTTTTATGACACTAAAtttggggagttttttttttttactttgtcagATCAAATATGCCTCATACCTTTTTGGTGAAACAGTTCTGAAAGTTATTATCCACCAAGGCCACTGCACAAATTCTGCCTTCTAAGACACTTTTAACAGAGTTGATGAAACTGGACTTTCCAGCGCCACTCAGTCCATGAAGAAGAATCCTGAGCTGCCGATCTTCAATGTGAGGCTTGTACTTCTTCACATACTGCAGATCCCTCTGTTTGTCACTGCTCAGAAAAGGAGACTTTATGTTAGATGAGATCAGAGTATAGACTAaagt
This genomic interval from Scomber japonicus isolate fScoJap1 chromosome 17, fScoJap1.pri, whole genome shotgun sequence contains the following:
- the LOC128377516 gene encoding interferon-induced protein 44-like, with the translated sequence MGGKKSKHPEPLPDKPWREINWNDKQRDLQYVKKYKPHIEDRQLRILLHGLSGAGKSSFINSVKSVLEGRICAVALVDNNFQNCFTKKYTTYKFEKRNRSTCYPFVFNDIMGLSKDKGVLVDDIKLALMGRVRDGYRFNPERNLSEGDQYYNTEVNPNDEVHVLVCVIPADKVSLINGEVTRKILEIRKAATELDIPQVAVITRIDQACPEIKDDLKNVYKSVYLKEKLEQFSADVGIPMNCIFPVKNYSKEINLNDDVDSLILNTLRHIIDFGDEFFNHKMSQSEGSYRYD